In Bos taurus isolate L1 Dominette 01449 registration number 42190680 breed Hereford chromosome 11, ARS-UCD2.0, whole genome shotgun sequence, one DNA window encodes the following:
- the MRPS5 gene encoding small ribosomal subunit protein uS5m isoform X1 produces the protein MAWSECPTYEKWSYTDHHSKKQGRARKGGGRYGPTERRVGPEEEDEETYDDFDTRILEVRNVFNMTAKEGRKRSVRVLVAVGNGRGAAGFAIGKATERADAFRKAKNRAVHYLHYIERYEDHTIYHDISLTFKRTHIKMKKQPRGYGLRCHRAITTICRLIGIKDMYAKVSGSVNMLSLTRGLFQGLSRQETHQQLADKKSLHVVEFREECGPLPIVVASPQGALRKDPEPEDEVPDIKLDWDDVKAVQGMKRSVWSGLKRAAT, from the exons ATGGCCTGGTCTGAATGCCCCACTTATGAAAAGTGGAGCTATACAGACCATCACTCAAAGAAgcaaggaagagcaagaaaagGTGGAGGCCGATATGGTCCAACAGAGAGAAGAGTGGGACCGGAAGAGGAAGATGAAG AAACGTATGATGATTTCGATACCAGGATACTTGAG GTGAGAAATGTTTTCAACATGACGGccaaagagggaaggaagagatcCGTCCGTGTCCTGGTCGCTGTGGGGAACGGCAGAGGAGCCGCAG gttTTGCCATTGGGAAAGCCACTGAACGGGCAGATGCTTTCAGAaaa gcAAAGAATAGAGCCGTTCACTATTTGCATTATATAGAACGATATGAAGACCATACCA TATACCACGATATTTCCTTAACATTTAAAAGGACACATATCAAGATGAAGAAACAACCCAGAG GCTATGGCCTCCGCTGCCACcgagccatcaccaccatctgccGGCTCATCGGCATCAAAGACATGTATGCCAAGGTCTCTGGCTCCGTCAACATGCTCAGCCTCACCCGGGGCCTCTTCCAGGGGCTCTCTCGCCAG GAAACCCACCAACAGCTGGCTGATAAGAAGAGTCTCCATGTTGTGGAATTCCGGGAGGAATGTGGCCCTCTGCCCATCGTGGTTGCCTCACCACAGGGGGCCTTGAGGAAGGATCCGGAGCCGGAAGATGAAGTTCCGGATATCAAATTGGACTGGGACGATGTCAAGGCTGTGCAGGGAATGAAGCGCTCTGTGTGGTCAGGTTTAAAGAGAGCTGCCACGTAG
- the MRPS5 gene encoding small ribosomal subunit protein uS5m — translation MAAAVRAAGFLPALCGASAGRLWSRQLYLNTFPTASIWALKAVPSNGPSSSAGARGRCRSTHLGPALQTQCCTPAPGNVTAQQYRSYSFFTKLTADELWKGALAETGAGARKGRGKRTKRKRRKDLNRGQIIGEGRRGFLWPGLNAPLMKSGAIQTITQRSKEEQEKVEADMVQQREEWDRKRKMKVKRERGWSGNSWGGISLGPPDPGPNGETYDDFDTRILEVRNVFNMTAKEGRKRSVRVLVAVGNGRGAAGFAIGKATERADAFRKAKNRAVHYLHYIERYEDHTIYHDISLTFKRTHIKMKKQPRGYGLRCHRAITTICRLIGIKDMYAKVSGSVNMLSLTRGLFQGLSRQETHQQLADKKSLHVVEFREECGPLPIVVASPQGALRKDPEPEDEVPDIKLDWDDVKAVQGMKRSVWSGLKRAAT, via the exons ATGGCGGCGGCAGTACGCGCTGCGGGCTTCCTCCCTGCTCTGTGTGGCGCTTCGGCGG gTCGTTTATGGTCCAGGCAGCTTTACCTAAACACCTTTCCAACAGCTTCCATTTGGGCGTTGAAAGCTGTTCCCAGCAATG GCCCTTCGTCATCTGCAGGAGCCAGAGGCCGCTGCCGTTCTACCCACTTGGGCCCCGCGCTGCAGACACAGTGCTGCACTCCTGCTCCCGGGAACGTGACGGCCCAGCAGTACAGATCCTATAGTTTCTTCACTAAAC TGACAGCAGATGAGCTATGGAAAGGTGCTTTAGCAGAAACCGGAGCTGGAGCAAGAAAAGGAAGAGGCAAAAGaaccaagagaaaaagaaggaaggatttGAACAGGGGTCAGATCATCGGCGAAG GGCGTCGTGGCTTCCTATGGCCTGGTCTGAATGCCCCACTTATGAAAAGTGGAGCTATACAGACCATCACTCAAAGAAgcaaggaagagcaagaaaagGTGGAGGCCGATATGGTCCAACAGAGAGAAGAGTGGGACCGGAAGAGGAAGATGAAGGTTAAACGGGAGCGAGGATGGAGCGGAAACTCGTGGGGCGGCATCAGTCTTGGCCCCCCTGACCCCGGTCCCAATGGAG AAACGTATGATGATTTCGATACCAGGATACTTGAG GTGAGAAATGTTTTCAACATGACGGccaaagagggaaggaagagatcCGTCCGTGTCCTGGTCGCTGTGGGGAACGGCAGAGGAGCCGCAG gttTTGCCATTGGGAAAGCCACTGAACGGGCAGATGCTTTCAGAaaa gcAAAGAATAGAGCCGTTCACTATTTGCATTATATAGAACGATATGAAGACCATACCA TATACCACGATATTTCCTTAACATTTAAAAGGACACATATCAAGATGAAGAAACAACCCAGAG GCTATGGCCTCCGCTGCCACcgagccatcaccaccatctgccGGCTCATCGGCATCAAAGACATGTATGCCAAGGTCTCTGGCTCCGTCAACATGCTCAGCCTCACCCGGGGCCTCTTCCAGGGGCTCTCTCGCCAG GAAACCCACCAACAGCTGGCTGATAAGAAGAGTCTCCATGTTGTGGAATTCCGGGAGGAATGTGGCCCTCTGCCCATCGTGGTTGCCTCACCACAGGGGGCCTTGAGGAAGGATCCGGAGCCGGAAGATGAAGTTCCGGATATCAAATTGGACTGGGACGATGTCAAGGCTGTGCAGGGAATGAAGCGCTCTGTGTGGTCAGGTTTAAAGAGAGCTGCCACGTAG